Proteins from a genomic interval of Ramlibacter algicola:
- the nuoF gene encoding NADH-quinone oxidoreductase subunit NuoF produces the protein MMNAQQVLQQFQATGVQTCFHGRHIDPQIYAGLDGTNWRLKDYEARGGYEALRKILDPLTGGLTQDQVIATVKESALRGRGGAGFPTGLKWSFMPRQFPGQKYLVCNSDEGEPGTCKDRDILHYNPHIVIEGMIIAAYAMGISVGYNYIHGEIFQTYERFEEALEEARAAGYLGDNILSSKFSFQLHAFHGFGAYICGEETALLESLEGKKGQPRFKPPFPASFGLYGKPTTINNTETFAAVPWIIRNGGQAYLEKGKPNNGGTKIFSVSGDVELPGNYEIPLGTPFSKLLELCGGVKGGRKLKAVIPGGSSAPVLPADIMMDCTMDYDSIAKAGSMLGSGAVIVMDETRDMVESLLRLSYFYMHESCGQCTPCREGTGWLWRVVDRIQNGRGKPSDIELLNSVADNIQGRTICALGDAAAMPVRAMLKHFKHEFEAKIARSSAQLDQPRDIVPAGARA, from the coding sequence ATGATGAACGCGCAACAGGTTCTCCAGCAATTCCAGGCCACCGGGGTGCAGACCTGCTTCCACGGCCGCCACATCGACCCGCAGATCTACGCGGGCCTGGACGGCACCAACTGGCGCCTGAAGGACTACGAGGCGCGCGGCGGCTACGAGGCCCTGCGCAAGATCCTCGACCCGCTGACCGGCGGCCTCACGCAGGACCAGGTGATCGCCACCGTCAAGGAATCGGCGCTGCGCGGCCGCGGCGGCGCGGGCTTCCCGACCGGGCTGAAGTGGTCCTTCATGCCGCGCCAGTTCCCGGGGCAGAAGTACCTGGTGTGCAACTCCGACGAGGGCGAACCGGGCACGTGCAAGGACCGCGACATCCTGCACTACAACCCGCACATCGTCATCGAGGGCATGATCATCGCGGCCTACGCGATGGGCATCTCCGTGGGCTACAACTACATCCACGGCGAGATCTTCCAGACCTACGAGCGCTTCGAGGAAGCCCTCGAGGAGGCCCGCGCGGCCGGCTACCTGGGCGACAACATCCTCAGCTCGAAGTTCTCCTTCCAGCTGCACGCGTTCCACGGCTTCGGCGCCTACATCTGCGGCGAGGAGACGGCGCTGCTGGAATCGCTGGAAGGCAAGAAGGGCCAGCCGCGCTTCAAGCCGCCGTTCCCGGCCAGCTTCGGCCTGTACGGCAAGCCCACCACGATCAACAACACCGAGACCTTCGCCGCGGTGCCCTGGATCATCCGCAACGGCGGCCAGGCCTACCTGGAGAAGGGCAAGCCGAACAACGGCGGCACCAAGATCTTCTCGGTGTCGGGTGACGTCGAACTGCCGGGCAACTACGAGATCCCGCTCGGCACGCCTTTCAGCAAGCTGCTGGAGTTGTGCGGCGGCGTGAAGGGCGGCCGCAAGCTCAAGGCCGTCATCCCCGGCGGCTCCTCGGCGCCGGTGCTGCCCGCCGACATCATGATGGACTGCACGATGGACTACGACTCCATCGCCAAGGCGGGCTCGATGCTCGGCTCGGGCGCCGTCATCGTGATGGACGAGACGCGCGACATGGTCGAGAGCCTGTTGCGCCTGTCGTACTTCTACATGCACGAATCGTGCGGCCAGTGCACGCCGTGCCGCGAAGGCACCGGCTGGCTGTGGCGCGTGGTCGACCGCATCCAGAACGGCCGCGGCAAGCCCAGCGACATCGAGTTGCTCAACTCGGTGGCCGACAACATCCAGGGCCGCACCATCTGCGCGCTCGGCGACGCCGCCGCGATGCCGGTGCGCGCCATGCTCAAGCACTTCAAGCACGAGTTCGAGGCCAAGATCGCGCGGTCGTCGGCACAGCTGGACCAACCGCGGGACATCGTGCCTGCCGGCGCGCGGGCCTGA
- the nuoE gene encoding NADH-quinone oxidoreductase subunit NuoE, with amino-acid sequence MNVTEAMKARFDREVAKYPADQKQSAVMACLAIVQQEHGHLTLEAEKEVADHLGMPPIAVHEVSTFYNMYNQQPVGRYKLNVCTNLPCQLRGGGVALHHLEQRLGVEMGGTTADGCFTLQQSECLGACADAPVMLVNDRTMCSFMTNDKLDQLVEGLRKAE; translated from the coding sequence ATGAACGTCACGGAAGCCATGAAGGCCCGGTTCGACCGCGAAGTGGCCAAGTACCCCGCGGACCAGAAGCAGTCCGCCGTGATGGCCTGCCTGGCCATCGTGCAGCAGGAGCACGGCCACCTGACGCTCGAGGCCGAGAAGGAAGTGGCCGACCACCTGGGCATGCCGCCGATCGCGGTGCACGAGGTCTCGACCTTCTACAACATGTACAACCAGCAGCCGGTCGGCAGGTACAAGCTGAACGTCTGCACCAACCTGCCGTGCCAGCTGCGCGGCGGCGGCGTGGCGCTGCACCACCTGGAGCAGCGCCTGGGCGTGGAGATGGGCGGCACCACCGCCGACGGCTGCTTCACGCTGCAGCAGTCCGAGTGCCTGGGCGCCTGCGCCGACGCACCGGTGATGCTGGTCAACGACCGCACCATGTGCAGCTTCATGACGAACGACAAGCTCGACCAGCTGGTCGAGGGTTTGCGCAAGGCGGAATGA
- the nuoH gene encoding NADH-quinone oxidoreductase subunit NuoH, which translates to MIDSIYGFGNGLIAAPWWSAAGWPVVWTLIKIVLVVAPLMGAVAYLTLWERKAIGFTQLRPGPNRIGPFGLLTPIADALKLLTKEIILPSAANKGLFILGPIMTIMPALAAWVVVPFGPDVALSNINAGLLFLMAITSMEVYGVIIAGWASNSKYAFLGALRASAQMVSYEIAMGFALVVVLMVTGSLNMTDVVMSQARGHGAAVGLNFLSWNWLPLLPIFVVYFISGLAETNRHPFDVVEGESEIVAGHMIEYSGMSFAMFFLAEYANMWLVSILAVTMFLGGWLPPIDSAIFNWVPGWIWLGAKTFVVVTMFLWVRSTFPRYRYDQIMRLGWKIFIPVTLVWLIVVGLWMQTPYNIWK; encoded by the coding sequence ATGATCGATTCGATCTACGGCTTCGGCAACGGCCTGATCGCCGCACCGTGGTGGTCGGCCGCCGGCTGGCCGGTGGTGTGGACCCTGATCAAGATCGTCCTGGTCGTCGCGCCCCTCATGGGCGCGGTGGCTTACCTGACGCTGTGGGAACGCAAGGCCATCGGCTTCACGCAGCTGCGCCCGGGTCCCAACCGCATCGGCCCGTTCGGCCTGCTGACGCCGATCGCCGACGCGCTCAAGCTGCTGACCAAGGAGATCATCCTCCCGTCGGCCGCCAACAAGGGCCTGTTCATCCTCGGCCCGATCATGACCATCATGCCGGCGCTCGCCGCGTGGGTGGTCGTGCCCTTCGGTCCCGACGTCGCGCTGTCCAACATCAACGCCGGCCTGCTGTTCCTGATGGCGATCACCTCGATGGAGGTGTACGGCGTCATCATCGCCGGCTGGGCCTCGAACTCGAAGTACGCCTTCCTGGGCGCGCTGCGCGCATCCGCGCAGATGGTCAGCTACGAGATCGCGATGGGTTTCGCGCTCGTGGTGGTCCTGATGGTCACCGGCAGCCTGAACATGACCGACGTCGTGATGTCGCAGGCGCGCGGCCATGGCGCGGCGGTCGGCCTGAACTTCCTGTCCTGGAACTGGCTGCCCCTGCTGCCGATCTTCGTCGTTTACTTCATCTCCGGCCTCGCCGAGACCAACCGCCACCCGTTCGACGTGGTGGAAGGCGAATCGGAGATCGTCGCGGGCCACATGATCGAGTACTCGGGCATGAGCTTCGCCATGTTCTTCCTGGCCGAGTACGCCAACATGTGGCTGGTCTCGATCCTGGCCGTCACCATGTTCCTGGGTGGCTGGCTGCCCCCCATCGACTCGGCCATCTTCAACTGGGTCCCCGGCTGGATCTGGCTGGGCGCGAAGACGTTCGTCGTCGTGACCATGTTCCTTTGGGTGCGCTCCACGTTCCCGCGCTACCGCTACGACCAGATCATGCGCCTGGGCTGGAAGATCTTCATCCCGGTCACGCTGGTCTGGCTGATCGTGGTGGGGCTGTGGATGCAAACCCCCTACAACATCTGGAAGTAA
- the nuoL gene encoding NADH-quinone oxidoreductase subunit L, with translation MSTTLNASTLLAVPMAPLVGAVLAGVLGTTFGGNVIGRRLSHTFTILGVFVAFVISALTLKSVAVDGARFNETIYEWMVVGGLKMEIGFLVDGLTAMMMCVVTFVSLMVHIYTIGYMEDDDGYNRFFAYISLFTFSMLMLVMSNNFLQLFFGWEAVGLVSYLLIGFWFNKPSAIFANMKAFLVNRVGDFGFILGIGLIAAFAGTLSYAETFAKAAEIGKMTFPGTEWMLVTVICICLFIGAMGKSAQFPLHVWLPDSMEGPTPISALIHAATMVTAGIFMVARMSPLFELSDVALSFILVIGAITALFMGFLGIIQNDIKRVVAYSTLSQLGYMTVALGASAYSVAVFHLMTHAFFKALLFLAAGSVIIGMHHNQDIRWMGGVRKYMPVTWITSLLGSLALIGTPLFAGFYSKDSIIEAVHLSRLPGAGFAYFAVMAGVFVTAFYSFRMYFLVFHGKERYDQAPAHHDHDPAEEPDPHHHQDEHHGPHESPWVVTAPLVLLAFPSVVIGFLAIGPMLYGDFFKDAIFVNHEAHPALEEMAKEFHGAAAMALHGLTSPVFWLAVAGVALAYYLYMVNTALPAKIARALRPLYVILDNKYWMDWFNENVLARAARGLGLALWKGGDQAVIDGAAVNGSARLVGVFAAITRRLQTGYLYHYALAMIVGVFILLTWFVAPWSALLGR, from the coding sequence ATGAGCACCACCCTCAACGCGTCGACGCTGCTCGCCGTGCCGATGGCCCCCCTCGTGGGCGCCGTGCTGGCGGGCGTGCTCGGCACCACCTTCGGCGGCAACGTCATCGGCCGCCGCCTGTCGCACACCTTCACCATCCTGGGCGTCTTCGTCGCGTTCGTCATCTCGGCGCTGACGCTCAAGTCGGTCGCCGTCGACGGCGCCCGCTTCAACGAGACCATCTACGAGTGGATGGTCGTCGGCGGCCTGAAGATGGAAATCGGGTTCCTGGTCGACGGCCTCACGGCGATGATGATGTGCGTGGTGACCTTCGTGTCGCTGATGGTGCACATCTACACCATCGGGTACATGGAGGACGACGACGGCTACAACCGCTTCTTCGCCTACATCTCGCTGTTCACCTTCTCGATGCTCATGCTGGTCATGAGCAACAACTTCCTGCAGCTGTTCTTCGGCTGGGAAGCGGTGGGCCTGGTGTCGTACCTGCTGATCGGCTTCTGGTTCAACAAGCCCAGCGCCATCTTCGCCAACATGAAGGCCTTCCTGGTCAACCGGGTCGGCGACTTCGGCTTCATCCTGGGCATCGGCCTGATCGCCGCGTTCGCGGGCACCCTCAGCTACGCCGAGACCTTCGCCAAGGCGGCGGAGATCGGCAAGATGACCTTCCCCGGCACCGAGTGGATGCTGGTCACCGTCATCTGCATCTGCCTGTTCATCGGCGCGATGGGCAAGAGCGCGCAGTTCCCGCTGCACGTGTGGCTGCCCGACTCGATGGAAGGCCCGACCCCGATCTCCGCGCTGATCCACGCGGCGACGATGGTCACGGCCGGCATCTTCATGGTGGCGCGCATGTCGCCGCTGTTCGAGCTGTCCGACGTGGCGCTGTCGTTCATCCTCGTCATCGGCGCGATCACGGCCCTGTTCATGGGCTTCCTGGGCATCATCCAGAACGACATCAAGCGCGTGGTCGCGTATTCCACGCTGTCGCAGCTAGGGTACATGACGGTGGCCCTGGGCGCTTCCGCCTACTCGGTGGCCGTGTTCCACCTGATGACGCACGCGTTCTTCAAGGCGCTGCTGTTCCTGGCGGCCGGCTCCGTGATCATCGGCATGCACCACAACCAGGACATCCGCTGGATGGGTGGCGTGCGCAAGTACATGCCGGTGACCTGGATCACGTCGCTGCTCGGCTCGCTGGCCCTGATCGGCACGCCGCTGTTCGCCGGCTTCTATTCCAAGGACTCGATCATCGAGGCGGTGCACCTGTCCAGGCTGCCGGGCGCGGGCTTCGCGTACTTCGCGGTGATGGCGGGCGTGTTCGTCACGGCCTTCTATTCGTTCCGCATGTACTTCCTGGTCTTCCACGGCAAGGAGCGCTACGACCAGGCGCCGGCGCACCATGACCACGACCCGGCGGAGGAACCCGATCCGCACCACCACCAGGACGAACACCACGGCCCGCACGAGTCGCCCTGGGTGGTGACGGCGCCGCTGGTGCTGCTGGCGTTCCCGTCGGTGGTCATCGGCTTCCTGGCCATCGGCCCGATGCTGTACGGCGACTTCTTCAAGGATGCGATCTTCGTCAACCACGAAGCGCACCCGGCCCTCGAGGAGATGGCGAAGGAATTCCACGGCGCCGCCGCGATGGCGCTGCACGGCCTGACCTCGCCGGTGTTCTGGCTGGCGGTCGCCGGCGTGGCGCTCGCTTACTACCTGTACATGGTCAACACGGCGCTGCCGGCGAAGATCGCCCGCGCGCTGCGTCCGCTGTACGTCATCCTGGACAACAAGTACTGGATGGACTGGTTCAACGAGAACGTGCTCGCGCGCGCCGCGCGCGGGCTGGGCCTGGCGCTGTGGAAGGGCGGCGACCAGGCGGTCATCGATGGCGCGGCCGTCAACGGCAGCGCGCGGCTGGTGGGCGTGTTCGCCGCCATCACGCGCCGCCTGCAGACGGGGTACCTGTACCACTACGCGCTGGCGATGATCGTGGGGGTGTTCATCCTGCTCACGTGGTTCGTCGCGCCCTGGTCCGCGCTGCTTGGTCGATAA
- a CDS encoding NADH-quinone oxidoreductase subunit J, translating into MDIKAGFFYLFSAVLLFASFRVITARNPVYAALYLVLAFFQAAAVWLLLKAEFLAISLVLVYVGAVMVLFLFVVMMLDVDVDALRAGFWKHFPIAALVGVVIALEMAAVLIGGFTPPAEPTAGPAAAQAAQAGASAVLQVSNTKELGKLLYTQYLFPLEVAAVLLLVAIVAAIALTLRHRKDSKAIDPSLQVRVKARDRLQIVKMPPVLAAVPAAPEAPAAEGAKA; encoded by the coding sequence ATGGACATCAAGGCCGGCTTCTTCTACCTGTTCTCGGCGGTGCTGCTGTTCGCATCGTTCCGGGTCATCACGGCGCGCAACCCGGTGTACGCCGCGCTGTACCTCGTGCTGGCCTTCTTCCAGGCCGCGGCCGTGTGGCTGCTGCTCAAGGCCGAATTCCTCGCCATCTCGCTCGTGCTGGTGTACGTCGGGGCGGTGATGGTGCTGTTCCTGTTCGTGGTGATGATGCTGGACGTCGACGTCGACGCCCTGCGCGCCGGGTTCTGGAAGCACTTCCCGATCGCCGCGCTGGTCGGCGTGGTCATCGCCCTCGAGATGGCGGCCGTCCTCATCGGCGGCTTCACCCCGCCGGCCGAACCCACCGCCGGCCCGGCCGCGGCCCAGGCCGCGCAAGCCGGCGCATCCGCGGTGCTGCAGGTGTCGAACACCAAGGAACTGGGCAAGCTGCTGTACACGCAGTACCTGTTCCCGCTGGAGGTCGCGGCCGTGCTGCTGCTGGTGGCCATCGTCGCCGCCATCGCGCTGACGCTGCGCCACCGCAAGGACAGCAAGGCCATCGACCCGTCGCTGCAGGTGCGCGTGAAGGCGCGCGACCGGTTGCAGATCGTCAAGATGCCGCCGGTGCTGGCCGCCGTCCCCGCCGCGCCGGAAGCGCCCGCCGCCGAAGGAGCGAAGGCATGA
- the nuoK gene encoding NADH-quinone oxidoreductase subunit NuoK yields MTVTLGHFLTLGAILFALSVVGIFLNRRNLIVLLMAIELMLLAVNMNFVAFSYYLGDMHGQVFVFFILTVAAAESAIGLAILVLLFRNKSSISVEELNELKG; encoded by the coding sequence ATGACCGTGACGCTCGGCCACTTCCTGACGCTCGGCGCGATCCTGTTCGCGCTGTCCGTCGTCGGCATCTTCCTGAACCGCCGCAACCTGATCGTCCTGCTGATGGCCATCGAGCTGATGCTGCTGGCGGTCAACATGAACTTCGTGGCGTTCTCCTACTACCTGGGCGACATGCACGGCCAGGTGTTCGTGTTCTTCATCCTCACCGTGGCCGCGGCCGAGTCCGCCATCGGCCTGGCCATCCTGGTCCTGCTGTTCCGCAACAAGTCGAGCATCAGCGTCGAGGAATTGAACGAGCTCAAGGGCTGA
- the nuoI gene encoding NADH-quinone oxidoreductase subunit NuoI, whose protein sequence is MSTTTLQRQPSGFSLKDFLSSFLLVELFKGLRITGKYFFARKITIQFPEEKTPLSPRFRGLHALRRYPNGEERCIACKLCEAVCPALAITIESDQRTDGTRRTTRYDIDLTKCIFCGFCEESCPVDSIVETHILEYHGEKRGDLYYTKDMLLAVGDRYEAEIAERKAADAKYR, encoded by the coding sequence ATGTCCACCACCACTCTCCAACGCCAGCCCTCCGGCTTCTCGCTGAAGGACTTTCTCTCCAGCTTCCTGCTGGTGGAGCTGTTCAAGGGCCTGCGGATCACGGGCAAGTACTTCTTCGCCCGCAAGATCACGATCCAGTTCCCGGAGGAGAAGACGCCGCTGTCGCCGCGCTTCCGCGGCCTGCACGCGCTGCGCCGCTACCCGAACGGCGAGGAGCGCTGCATCGCCTGCAAGCTGTGCGAGGCCGTGTGCCCCGCGCTGGCGATCACCATCGAGAGCGACCAGCGCACCGACGGCACCCGCCGCACCACGCGCTACGACATCGACCTGACCAAGTGCATCTTCTGCGGCTTCTGCGAGGAGAGCTGCCCGGTCGACTCGATCGTCGAGACCCACATCCTCGAATACCACGGCGAGAAGCGCGGCGACCTGTACTACACCAAGGACATGCTGCTGGCCGTGGGCGACCGCTACGAGGCCGAGATCGCCGAGCGCAAGGCGGCCGACGCCAAGTACCGCTGA
- a CDS encoding NADH-quinone oxidoreductase subunit D has product MAEIKNYTLNFGPQHPAAHGVLRLVLELDGEVIQRADPHIGLLHRATEKLAETRTYIQSLPYMDRLDYVSMMCNEHAYCLAIEKLLGIEVPIRAQYIRVMYSELTRLLNHLLWLGAHGLDCGAMNMLIYTFREREDIFDMYEAVSGARMHAAYFRPGGVYRDLPDSMPQYKASKVRNEREIKRMNDDRSGTLLDFIDSFTRRFPGYVDEYETLLTDNRIWKQRTVGIGVVTPERALNMGFTGPMLRGSGIAWDLRKTQPYEVYAKMDFDIPVGRTGDCYDRYLVRVQEMRESNRIIQQCVAWLRANPGPVITDNHKVAPPDRESMKSNMEELIHHFKLFSEGFRVPEGEAYAAVEHPKGEFGIYIVSDGANKPYRLKIRAPGFPHLASLDEMGRGHMIADAVAIIGTMDIVFGEIDR; this is encoded by the coding sequence ATGGCTGAAATCAAGAACTACACGCTCAACTTCGGCCCGCAGCACCCGGCGGCGCACGGCGTGCTGCGCCTGGTGCTGGAGCTCGATGGCGAGGTGATCCAGCGCGCCGACCCGCACATCGGCCTGCTGCACCGCGCGACCGAGAAGCTGGCCGAGACGCGCACGTACATCCAGTCGCTGCCGTACATGGACCGCCTGGACTACGTGTCCATGATGTGCAACGAGCACGCGTACTGCCTGGCCATCGAGAAGCTGCTGGGCATCGAGGTGCCGATCCGCGCGCAGTACATCCGCGTGATGTATTCCGAGCTCACCCGCCTGCTCAACCACCTGCTGTGGCTGGGCGCGCACGGGCTGGACTGCGGCGCGATGAACATGCTGATCTACACCTTCCGCGAGCGGGAGGACATCTTCGACATGTACGAGGCGGTGTCGGGCGCGCGCATGCACGCGGCCTACTTCCGCCCGGGCGGCGTCTACCGCGACCTGCCGGACTCGATGCCGCAGTACAAGGCGAGCAAGGTCCGCAACGAGCGCGAGATCAAGCGCATGAACGACGACCGCAGCGGCACGCTGCTGGACTTCATCGACTCGTTCACACGGCGCTTCCCCGGCTACGTCGACGAATACGAGACGCTGCTGACGGACAACCGCATCTGGAAGCAGCGCACCGTGGGCATCGGCGTGGTCACGCCCGAGCGCGCGCTGAACATGGGCTTCACCGGCCCGATGCTGCGCGGCAGCGGCATCGCCTGGGACCTGCGCAAGACGCAGCCCTACGAGGTCTACGCGAAGATGGACTTCGACATCCCGGTGGGCCGGACCGGCGACTGCTACGACCGCTACCTGGTGCGCGTGCAGGAGATGCGCGAGTCCAACCGCATCATCCAGCAGTGCGTCGCCTGGCTGCGCGCCAACCCGGGCCCGGTGATCACCGACAACCACAAGGTCGCGCCGCCCGATCGCGAATCCATGAAGTCCAACATGGAGGAGCTGATCCACCACTTCAAGCTGTTCTCCGAAGGCTTCCGCGTCCCCGAGGGCGAGGCGTATGCCGCGGTGGAACACCCGAAGGGCGAGTTCGGCATCTACATCGTGAGCGACGGCGCCAACAAGCCGTACCGCCTGAAGATCCGCGCGCCCGGCTTCCCGCACCTGGCGTCGCTGGACGAAATGGGCCGCGGCCACATGATCGCCGACGCCGTGGCCATCATCGGCACGATGGACATCGTGTTCGGGGAGATCGATCGATGA
- the nuoG gene encoding NADH-quinone oxidoreductase subunit NuoG, producing MAEITLDGQKVEIADGSMVMHAADKAGVYIPHFCYHKKLSIAANCRMCLVDVEKAPKPMPACATPVTNGMIVRTRSDKAIKAQQSVMEFLLINHPLDCPICDQGGECQLQDLAVGYGGSASRYEEEKRVVLHKDVGPLISMEEMSRCIHCTRCVRFGQEVAGVMELGMVNRGEHSEITTVLGDTVDSEVSGNMIDLCPVGALTSKPFRYSARNWELSRRKSVAPHDSSGANLIVQVKSNRVMRVLPLENEAVNECWLADRDRFSYEALNGDERLAAPMVKQGGQWQTVDWQTALEYVANGLKHVKDEHGSQGIGLLASPHATVEELFLAGALVRGLGSGNIDHRLRHAQFTAEGVRWLGTSIASLSDLQGALVVGSNLRKDHPLFSLRIRAATRKGARVARIHDVDHDWAMPLAASHTVPASQWAQVLADIATVIAGEKSGTAPAQGKATDTARSLAAALLSGERRAILLGNAAAHHANASTLLALAQWIGEATGATVGYLTEAANTVGAQLVNAMPGQGGFNAAQMLDGRLKAAILLNVEPEFDTAAGASAVAALGKADMVVTLSPFKANMAFSDVLLPIAPWTETPGTFVNAEGRVQSFHAVVKPLGEARPAWKVLRVLGNMMGLEGFDYESAMDVLTAARGAQDAQQQMVQGDKLSNRTGARADVSAQSGTPATAAIYQLDPIVRRAPSLQLTADGQAALPPAARATHDGREEVLA from the coding sequence ATGGCAGAGATTACGTTAGACGGCCAGAAGGTCGAGATCGCCGACGGCAGCATGGTGATGCATGCGGCCGACAAGGCCGGCGTCTACATCCCGCACTTCTGCTACCACAAGAAGCTCTCCATCGCGGCCAACTGCCGCATGTGCCTGGTGGACGTCGAGAAGGCGCCCAAGCCCATGCCCGCCTGCGCCACGCCCGTCACCAACGGGATGATCGTGCGCACGCGCAGCGACAAGGCGATCAAGGCGCAGCAGTCGGTGATGGAGTTCCTGCTGATCAACCACCCGCTGGACTGCCCGATCTGCGACCAGGGCGGCGAGTGCCAGCTGCAGGACCTCGCCGTCGGCTATGGCGGCTCGGCCTCGCGCTACGAGGAAGAAAAGCGCGTCGTCCTGCACAAGGACGTCGGCCCGCTGATCTCCATGGAGGAGATGAGCCGCTGCATCCACTGCACCCGCTGCGTGCGCTTCGGCCAGGAAGTGGCCGGCGTGATGGAGCTGGGCATGGTCAATCGCGGCGAGCACTCCGAGATCACCACGGTCCTGGGCGACACGGTCGACAGCGAAGTCTCCGGCAACATGATCGACCTGTGCCCGGTCGGCGCGCTCACGAGCAAGCCGTTCCGCTACAGCGCCCGCAACTGGGAGCTGTCGCGCCGCAAGTCGGTGGCGCCGCACGATTCCAGTGGCGCCAACCTGATCGTCCAGGTCAAGTCCAACCGCGTGATGCGCGTGCTGCCGCTCGAGAACGAAGCGGTCAACGAATGCTGGCTGGCCGACCGCGACCGCTTCTCCTACGAAGCGCTCAACGGCGACGAGCGCCTGGCCGCGCCCATGGTCAAGCAAGGCGGCCAGTGGCAGACCGTCGACTGGCAGACCGCGCTCGAATACGTCGCCAACGGCCTGAAGCACGTGAAGGACGAACACGGCTCGCAGGGCATCGGCCTGCTGGCCAGCCCGCACGCGACGGTCGAGGAACTGTTCCTTGCCGGCGCGCTGGTGCGCGGCCTGGGTTCGGGGAACATCGACCACCGCCTGCGCCACGCGCAATTCACGGCCGAAGGCGTGCGTTGGCTGGGCACCAGCATTGCATCGCTGTCGGACCTGCAGGGCGCACTGGTCGTCGGCTCCAACCTGCGCAAGGACCATCCGCTGTTCTCGCTGCGCATCCGCGCCGCCACCCGCAAGGGCGCGCGCGTTGCACGCATCCACGACGTGGACCACGATTGGGCGATGCCGCTGGCCGCCTCGCACACCGTGCCCGCGTCGCAGTGGGCGCAGGTGCTGGCCGACATCGCGACCGTCATCGCGGGCGAGAAGAGCGGCACCGCGCCCGCGCAGGGCAAGGCCACGGACACCGCCAGGTCGCTGGCCGCGGCGCTGCTGTCGGGCGAGCGCCGGGCGATCCTGCTGGGCAATGCCGCCGCGCACCACGCCAACGCGTCGACGCTGCTGGCACTGGCGCAGTGGATCGGTGAAGCCACCGGCGCCACCGTCGGCTACCTCACCGAAGCCGCCAACACCGTCGGCGCGCAGCTGGTGAACGCCATGCCGGGGCAGGGCGGCTTCAACGCCGCACAGATGCTCGATGGCCGCCTGAAGGCCGCGATCCTGCTGAACGTCGAGCCCGAGTTCGACACCGCCGCCGGCGCGAGTGCCGTGGCCGCGCTGGGCAAGGCCGACATGGTCGTCACGCTCAGCCCGTTCAAGGCCAACATGGCCTTCAGCGACGTGCTGCTGCCGATCGCGCCCTGGACCGAGACGCCGGGCACCTTCGTCAACGCCGAAGGCCGCGTGCAGTCGTTCCATGCCGTGGTCAAGCCGCTGGGCGAAGCGCGCCCCGCGTGGAAGGTGCTGCGCGTGCTGGGCAACATGATGGGCCTCGAAGGGTTCGACTACGAGTCCGCGATGGACGTGCTCACCGCCGCGCGCGGTGCGCAGGACGCCCAGCAGCAGATGGTGCAGGGCGACAAGCTGTCCAACCGCACCGGCGCCAGGGCCGACGTCTCCGCGCAGTCCGGCACGCCGGCCACTGCCGCGATCTACCAGCTCGACCCGATCGTGCGCCGCGCGCCGTCGCTGCAGCTCACTGCCGACGGCCAGGCCGCGTTGCCGCCCGCCGCGCGCGCCACGCACGACGGCCGCGAGGAGGTCCTCGCATGA